From a single Lolium rigidum isolate FL_2022 chromosome 7, APGP_CSIRO_Lrig_0.1, whole genome shotgun sequence genomic region:
- the LOC124670735 gene encoding WAT1-related protein At1g09380-like encodes MVVVQMLFSVLNILIKLALNDGMDARVLVAYRFMFAVVFLCPIAFFVERNTRPPLSRKVVLHLFLCGLFGFTINQNLYVLAIKLTSATFVTAIANLTPAATFILVILTRLETLKLKKRAGQAKFVGTLIGMGGAMLLTFYKGPELKLLRRLPRPKLVHITKAHHTHPPSSGNQILGSFLGITSCFSYATWLVIQAKVGEVYPCHYSIAAMVCLFGAIQSTIMAACVERDKEQWRLGLNIRLYSSAYAGLVASGFAFPLLSWCLRKKGPLFIAVFSPLMLIFVAVLSSILLNEALYLGSVLGSILIVGGLYLVLWGKAKEQAEVSKDDDMGRESIPMTATSEMK; translated from the exons atGGTCGTGGTGCAGATGCTATTCTCCGTGCTGAACATCCTCATCAAGCTCGCGCTCAACGACGGCATGGACGCCCGCGTCCTGGTGGCCTACCGCTTCATGTTCGCCGTCGTCTTCCTGTGCCCCATCGCCTTCTTCGTCGAGAG GAACACAAGGCCACCACTATCCAGGAAGGTTGTACTACACTTGTTCTTGTGTGGGCTGTTCGG ATTTACTATAAACCAGAACCTGTACGTGCTGGCCATAAAGTTAACTTCGGCAACCTTTGTTACAGCTATCGCCAACCTGACACCTGCAGCAACCTTCATTCTTGTGATATTGACAAG GCTTGAGACTTTGAAACTTAAGAAGCGTGCTGGGCAAGCAAAATTTGTGGGAACCCTTATCGGCATGGGTGGTGCAATGTTGCTTACATTCTATAAGGGGCCAGAGTTGAAGTTGCTTCGTCGGCTGCCGCGTCCCAAGCTTGTACACATCACCAAAGCccaccacacccacccaccatcaAGTGGTAATCAAATTCTTGGCTCATTTCTTGGCATCACCAGTTGTTTCAGCTACGCTACATGGCTTGTCATCCAG GCGAAAGTGGGTGAAGTGTATCCATGCCACTACTCGATTGCTGCAATGGTGTGTCTCTTCGGTGCAATCCAGTCGACTATAATGGCAGCTTGTGTGGAGAGAGACAAGGAACAGTGGAGGCTAGGCCTAAACATTAGACTCTACTCGTCAGCTTACGCG GGCTTGGTAGCATCAGGATTCGCGTTCCCGTTACTATCATGGTGCCTGCGAAAGAAAGGGCCCCTCTTTATCGCTGTGTTCAGCCCATTGATGCTCATCTTCGTCGCAGTTCTGAGCTCCATTCTTCTCAACGAGGCGTTGTACCTCGGGAG TGTGCTTGGTTCTATACTAATTGTGGGTGGCCTATACCTGGTTCTTTGGGGCAAAGCGAAGGAACAAGCTGAGGTGTCCAAAGATGACGATATGGGCAGGGAATCCATTCCTATGACTGCTACCAGTGAAATGAAATAA